A genome region from Ursus arctos isolate Adak ecotype North America unplaced genomic scaffold, UrsArc2.0 scaffold_18, whole genome shotgun sequence includes the following:
- the GBGT1 gene encoding globoside alpha-1,3-N-acetylgalactosaminyltransferase 1 isoform X3 — protein MWRTGCPSPMSPITSPVQRSCSHFCPHFPRTGFLFPDAPVALPSLPGLCVGAGTTLGPSNMKLQYKGERPFQPVTRSLYPQPKLLEQRYTGFVPQFLASAERFFMRGYRVRYYLFTDDPAAIPRVPLGPGRLLSTVPIQRQARWEEISMRRMEAISRHIAERAHREVDYLFCLDVDMVFRNPWGPETLGDLVAAIHPGYYAVPRQQFPYERRHISTAFVADGEGDFYYGGAVFGGRVARVYEFTRGCHMAILADKANGIMAAWQEESHLNRRFISHKPSKVLSPEYLWDDRKPQPPSLKLIRFSTLDKATSWLRS, from the exons ATGTGGAGAACTGGCTGCCCTTCTCCTATGTCCCCTATTACCTCCCCTGTCCAGAGATCTT GCTCTCATTTCTGCCCCCACTTCCCACGAACTGGCTTTCTCTTCCCCGACGCACCTGTcgccctgccctctctccctggccTGTGTGTGGGTGCTGGCACCACTTTGGGCCCAAG CAACATGAAGCTGCAGTATAAGGGGGAGAGGCCATTCCAGCCCGTGACCCG GTCACTCTACCCTCAGCCCAAGCTGCTGGAACAGAG GTACACCGGCTTCGTCCCGCAGTTCCTGGCGTCGGCCGAGCGGTTCTTCATGCGGGGCTATCGGGTGCGGTACTACCTCTTCACGGACGACCCTGCCGCCATCCCGCGGGTCCCGCTGGGCCCCGGCCGCCTGCTCAGCACCGTCCCCATCCAGAGGCAGGCCCGCTGGGAGGAGATCTCCATGCGCCGGATGGAGGCCATCAGCCGGCACATCGCCGAGAGGGCGCACCGGGAGGTGGATTACCTCTTCTGCCTCGACGTGGACATGGTGTTCCGGAACCCGTGGGGCCCCGAGACCCTGGGGGACCTGGTGGCGGCCATTCACCCGGGCTACTATGCCGTACCCCGCCAGCAGTTCCCCTACGAGCGCAGGCATATCTCCACTGCCTTTGTGGCGGATGGCGAGGGGGACTTCTATTACGGCGGGGCCGTCTTTGGGGGGCGGGTGGCCAGGGTGTACGAGTTCACCAGGGGCTGCCACATGGCCATCCTGGCGGACAAGGCCAACGGCATCATGGCAGCCTGGCAGGAGGAGAGTCACCTGAACCGACGCTTCATCTCGCACAAGCCCTCTAAAGTGCTGTCCCCTGAGTACCTCTGGGATGACAGGAAGCCCCAGCCGCCCAGCCTGAAGCTGATCCGCTTTTCGACGCTGGACAAGGCCACCAGCTGGCTGAGGAGCTGA
- the GBGT1 gene encoding globoside alpha-1,3-N-acetylgalactosaminyltransferase 1 isoform X1 — protein MWRTGCPSPMSPITSPVQRSCSHFCPHFPRTGFLFPDAPVALPSLPGLCVGAGTTLGPSNMKLQYKGERPFQPVTRSLYPQPKLLEQRPTELLTLTPWLAPIVSEGTFNPELLQHIYQPLNLTVGVTVFAVGKYTGFVPQFLASAERFFMRGYRVRYYLFTDDPAAIPRVPLGPGRLLSTVPIQRQARWEEISMRRMEAISRHIAERAHREVDYLFCLDVDMVFRNPWGPETLGDLVAAIHPGYYAVPRQQFPYERRHISTAFVADGEGDFYYGGAVFGGRVARVYEFTRGCHMAILADKANGIMAAWQEESHLNRRFISHKPSKVLSPEYLWDDRKPQPPSLKLIRFSTLDKATSWLRS, from the exons ATGTGGAGAACTGGCTGCCCTTCTCCTATGTCCCCTATTACCTCCCCTGTCCAGAGATCTT GCTCTCATTTCTGCCCCCACTTCCCACGAACTGGCTTTCTCTTCCCCGACGCACCTGTcgccctgccctctctccctggccTGTGTGTGGGTGCTGGCACCACTTTGGGCCCAAG CAACATGAAGCTGCAGTATAAGGGGGAGAGGCCATTCCAGCCCGTGACCCG GTCACTCTACCCTCAGCCCAAGCTGCTGGAACAGAG GCCTACCGAGCTGCTGACGCTTACACCCTGGTTGGCGCCCATCGTCTCCGAGGGAACCTTCAACCCTGAGCTTCTGCAACACATCTACCAGCCTCTGAACCTGACCGTCGGGGTCACGGTGTTTGCCGTGGGGAA GTACACCGGCTTCGTCCCGCAGTTCCTGGCGTCGGCCGAGCGGTTCTTCATGCGGGGCTATCGGGTGCGGTACTACCTCTTCACGGACGACCCTGCCGCCATCCCGCGGGTCCCGCTGGGCCCCGGCCGCCTGCTCAGCACCGTCCCCATCCAGAGGCAGGCCCGCTGGGAGGAGATCTCCATGCGCCGGATGGAGGCCATCAGCCGGCACATCGCCGAGAGGGCGCACCGGGAGGTGGATTACCTCTTCTGCCTCGACGTGGACATGGTGTTCCGGAACCCGTGGGGCCCCGAGACCCTGGGGGACCTGGTGGCGGCCATTCACCCGGGCTACTATGCCGTACCCCGCCAGCAGTTCCCCTACGAGCGCAGGCATATCTCCACTGCCTTTGTGGCGGATGGCGAGGGGGACTTCTATTACGGCGGGGCCGTCTTTGGGGGGCGGGTGGCCAGGGTGTACGAGTTCACCAGGGGCTGCCACATGGCCATCCTGGCGGACAAGGCCAACGGCATCATGGCAGCCTGGCAGGAGGAGAGTCACCTGAACCGACGCTTCATCTCGCACAAGCCCTCTAAAGTGCTGTCCCCTGAGTACCTCTGGGATGACAGGAAGCCCCAGCCGCCCAGCCTGAAGCTGATCCGCTTTTCGACGCTGGACAAGGCCACCAGCTGGCTGAGGAGCTGA
- the GBGT1 gene encoding globoside alpha-1,3-N-acetylgalactosaminyltransferase 1 isoform X2, whose translation MRCHRLALGLGICLLLGIALCSLWVYVENWLPFSYVPYYLPCPEIFNMKLQYKGERPFQPVTRSLYPQPKLLEQRPTELLTLTPWLAPIVSEGTFNPELLQHIYQPLNLTVGVTVFAVGKYTGFVPQFLASAERFFMRGYRVRYYLFTDDPAAIPRVPLGPGRLLSTVPIQRQARWEEISMRRMEAISRHIAERAHREVDYLFCLDVDMVFRNPWGPETLGDLVAAIHPGYYAVPRQQFPYERRHISTAFVADGEGDFYYGGAVFGGRVARVYEFTRGCHMAILADKANGIMAAWQEESHLNRRFISHKPSKVLSPEYLWDDRKPQPPSLKLIRFSTLDKATSWLRS comes from the exons ATGCGCTGCCACAGACTGGCCCTGGGCCTAGGAATCTGCCTGCTGTTGGGCATTGCCCTCTGCTCTCTGTG GGTGTATGTGGAGAACTGGCTGCCCTTCTCCTATGTCCCCTATTACCTCCCCTGTCCAGAGATCTT CAACATGAAGCTGCAGTATAAGGGGGAGAGGCCATTCCAGCCCGTGACCCG GTCACTCTACCCTCAGCCCAAGCTGCTGGAACAGAG GCCTACCGAGCTGCTGACGCTTACACCCTGGTTGGCGCCCATCGTCTCCGAGGGAACCTTCAACCCTGAGCTTCTGCAACACATCTACCAGCCTCTGAACCTGACCGTCGGGGTCACGGTGTTTGCCGTGGGGAA GTACACCGGCTTCGTCCCGCAGTTCCTGGCGTCGGCCGAGCGGTTCTTCATGCGGGGCTATCGGGTGCGGTACTACCTCTTCACGGACGACCCTGCCGCCATCCCGCGGGTCCCGCTGGGCCCCGGCCGCCTGCTCAGCACCGTCCCCATCCAGAGGCAGGCCCGCTGGGAGGAGATCTCCATGCGCCGGATGGAGGCCATCAGCCGGCACATCGCCGAGAGGGCGCACCGGGAGGTGGATTACCTCTTCTGCCTCGACGTGGACATGGTGTTCCGGAACCCGTGGGGCCCCGAGACCCTGGGGGACCTGGTGGCGGCCATTCACCCGGGCTACTATGCCGTACCCCGCCAGCAGTTCCCCTACGAGCGCAGGCATATCTCCACTGCCTTTGTGGCGGATGGCGAGGGGGACTTCTATTACGGCGGGGCCGTCTTTGGGGGGCGGGTGGCCAGGGTGTACGAGTTCACCAGGGGCTGCCACATGGCCATCCTGGCGGACAAGGCCAACGGCATCATGGCAGCCTGGCAGGAGGAGAGTCACCTGAACCGACGCTTCATCTCGCACAAGCCCTCTAAAGTGCTGTCCCCTGAGTACCTCTGGGATGACAGGAAGCCCCAGCCGCCCAGCCTGAAGCTGATCCGCTTTTCGACGCTGGACAAGGCCACCAGCTGGCTGAGGAGCTGA
- the GBGT1 gene encoding globoside alpha-1,3-N-acetylgalactosaminyltransferase 1 isoform X4, translating to MRCHRLALGLGICLLLGIALCSLWVYVENWLPFSYVPYYLPCPEIFNMKLQYKGERPFQPVTRSLYPQPKLLEQRYTGFVPQFLASAERFFMRGYRVRYYLFTDDPAAIPRVPLGPGRLLSTVPIQRQARWEEISMRRMEAISRHIAERAHREVDYLFCLDVDMVFRNPWGPETLGDLVAAIHPGYYAVPRQQFPYERRHISTAFVADGEGDFYYGGAVFGGRVARVYEFTRGCHMAILADKANGIMAAWQEESHLNRRFISHKPSKVLSPEYLWDDRKPQPPSLKLIRFSTLDKATSWLRS from the exons ATGCGCTGCCACAGACTGGCCCTGGGCCTAGGAATCTGCCTGCTGTTGGGCATTGCCCTCTGCTCTCTGTG GGTGTATGTGGAGAACTGGCTGCCCTTCTCCTATGTCCCCTATTACCTCCCCTGTCCAGAGATCTT CAACATGAAGCTGCAGTATAAGGGGGAGAGGCCATTCCAGCCCGTGACCCG GTCACTCTACCCTCAGCCCAAGCTGCTGGAACAGAG GTACACCGGCTTCGTCCCGCAGTTCCTGGCGTCGGCCGAGCGGTTCTTCATGCGGGGCTATCGGGTGCGGTACTACCTCTTCACGGACGACCCTGCCGCCATCCCGCGGGTCCCGCTGGGCCCCGGCCGCCTGCTCAGCACCGTCCCCATCCAGAGGCAGGCCCGCTGGGAGGAGATCTCCATGCGCCGGATGGAGGCCATCAGCCGGCACATCGCCGAGAGGGCGCACCGGGAGGTGGATTACCTCTTCTGCCTCGACGTGGACATGGTGTTCCGGAACCCGTGGGGCCCCGAGACCCTGGGGGACCTGGTGGCGGCCATTCACCCGGGCTACTATGCCGTACCCCGCCAGCAGTTCCCCTACGAGCGCAGGCATATCTCCACTGCCTTTGTGGCGGATGGCGAGGGGGACTTCTATTACGGCGGGGCCGTCTTTGGGGGGCGGGTGGCCAGGGTGTACGAGTTCACCAGGGGCTGCCACATGGCCATCCTGGCGGACAAGGCCAACGGCATCATGGCAGCCTGGCAGGAGGAGAGTCACCTGAACCGACGCTTCATCTCGCACAAGCCCTCTAAAGTGCTGTCCCCTGAGTACCTCTGGGATGACAGGAAGCCCCAGCCGCCCAGCCTGAAGCTGATCCGCTTTTCGACGCTGGACAAGGCCACCAGCTGGCTGAGGAGCTGA